The Martelella sp. AD-3 genome includes a region encoding these proteins:
- a CDS encoding electron transfer flavoprotein subunit alpha/FixB family protein, which produces MTILLIAEHDGATVSEQTAKAATAAAAIGGDIHVLVAGKGCASAAEAAGKINGVSKVLLAESDALAESLAEPLSATILSLADGYDVIMTAATTTGKNVLPRVAALLDVMQVSEIIEVVAPDTFKRPTYAGNAIETVKSLDAKKVISVRTAGFAAAGMNGSAPVETVGAAEDPGLSSFVKNEIAKSERPELTSAKIIISGGRALGSSEKFREVILPVADKLGAAVGASRAAVDAGYAPNDWQVGQTGKVVAPELYIACGISGAIQHLAGMKDSKVIVAINKDEEAPIFQVADYGLVGDLFEILPALEKAL; this is translated from the coding sequence ATGACCATTCTTCTCATTGCAGAACATGACGGCGCGACTGTCTCCGAACAAACCGCCAAGGCCGCAACGGCCGCTGCCGCGATCGGCGGCGACATCCATGTGCTGGTCGCCGGTAAGGGCTGCGCTTCAGCCGCCGAAGCGGCCGGGAAGATCAACGGCGTTTCCAAGGTGCTGCTGGCGGAAAGCGACGCGCTGGCAGAGAGCCTGGCCGAGCCGCTTTCCGCCACCATCCTGTCGCTTGCCGATGGCTATGACGTGATCATGACGGCCGCCACCACCACCGGCAAGAACGTGCTGCCGCGCGTGGCCGCGCTTCTGGACGTGATGCAGGTCTCCGAGATCATCGAAGTCGTCGCTCCCGACACGTTCAAGCGTCCGACCTATGCCGGAAACGCGATCGAAACGGTGAAATCGCTCGACGCCAAGAAGGTGATCTCCGTGCGCACCGCCGGCTTTGCCGCTGCCGGCATGAACGGCTCTGCGCCGGTGGAGACCGTCGGCGCGGCGGAAGACCCCGGCCTCTCCTCGTTCGTGAAGAACGAGATCGCCAAATCCGAGCGCCCGGAACTGACCTCGGCGAAGATCATCATTTCCGGCGGCCGTGCGCTTGGCTCGTCGGAAAAATTCCGGGAGGTGATCCTTCCCGTCGCCGACAAGCTCGGAGCCGCCGTTGGCGCCTCGCGCGCAGCGGTTGATGCCGGCTACGCGCCGAATGACTGGCAGGTGGGCCAGACCGGCAAGGTCGTCGCGCCCGAGCTTTACATCGCCTGCGGCATTTCCGGCGCCATCCAGCATCTCGCCGGCATGAAAGATTCGAAGGTCATCGTCGCCATCAACAAGGACGAGGAAGCCCCGATCTTCCAGGTGGCCGATTACGGCCTCGTCGGTGACCTGTTTGAAATTCTGCCCGCGCTTGAAAAGGCGCTCTGA
- a CDS encoding electron transfer flavoprotein subunit beta/FixA family protein gives MKVLVPVKRVVDYNVKIRVKPDGSGVELANVKMSMNPFDEIAVEEALRLKEAGIATEVVAVSIGPAKAEETIRTALAMGADRGILIATDETVEPLAVAKLLKKVAEAEEPGLVILGKQAIDDDSNQTGQMLSALLGWGQATYASKLEVGDGEATVTREIDGGLQTITVRLPAIVTTDLRLNEPRYASLPNIMKAKKKPVDKKTPEDFGVDIARRLDVLKTEEPETRKAGVKVANAAELVDKLKNEAGVL, from the coding sequence ATGAAGGTTCTGGTCCCGGTAAAGCGGGTTGTCGATTACAACGTCAAGATACGCGTGAAGCCGGATGGCTCCGGTGTCGAGCTTGCCAATGTGAAGATGTCGATGAACCCTTTCGACGAGATCGCGGTGGAAGAGGCGCTCCGCCTGAAGGAAGCCGGCATCGCCACCGAAGTGGTTGCCGTCTCCATCGGTCCTGCGAAAGCCGAGGAAACCATTCGCACGGCGCTCGCCATGGGCGCCGATCGCGGCATCCTGATAGCGACCGACGAGACCGTCGAGCCGCTTGCCGTCGCCAAGCTCTTGAAGAAGGTGGCCGAGGCGGAGGAGCCCGGCCTTGTCATTCTCGGCAAGCAGGCGATTGACGATGACAGCAACCAGACCGGCCAGATGCTGTCCGCCCTTCTCGGCTGGGGCCAGGCTACCTATGCCTCAAAACTGGAAGTCGGAGACGGCGAAGCGACCGTCACCCGCGAGATCGACGGCGGGCTGCAGACCATCACGGTCAGACTGCCGGCGATCGTCACCACGGATCTTCGCCTGAACGAACCGCGCTACGCCTCGCTGCCGAACATCATGAAGGCGAAGAAAAAACCGGTCGACAAGAAGACGCCTGAGGATTTCGGCGTCGACATTGCCCGCCGTCTGGACGTGCTGAAGACCGAGGAGCCGGAAACCCGCAAGGCCGGCGTCAAGGTGGCGAATGCCGCCGAACTGGTCGACAAGCTGAAAAACGAAGCCGGCGTGCTGTAG
- a CDS encoding cob(I)yrinic acid a,c-diamide adenosyltransferase, whose translation MVKLNRIYTRTGDGGTTGLASGPRRRKSDARLVAIGDVDETNAALGLVRLEAEDEGPLAEALKRIQNDLFDLGADLATPETGEALSYEPLRIVDAQVDWLEAEIDRLNARLAPLTSFVLPGGGPLASGLHMARTVCRRAERAMVALSGEEAVGAPALSYINRLSDYLFVAARHANDDGRFDILWEPGKNR comes from the coding sequence ATGGTCAAACTCAACAGGATCTATACCCGCACCGGAGACGGCGGCACCACCGGGCTTGCAAGCGGCCCGCGCCGCAGGAAGTCGGATGCGCGGCTTGTCGCCATCGGCGACGTGGACGAAACCAACGCGGCGCTCGGCCTCGTGCGGCTCGAGGCGGAAGACGAGGGTCCGCTGGCCGAGGCGCTGAAGCGGATCCAGAACGACCTCTTCGATCTGGGCGCCGATCTGGCGACGCCGGAGACCGGCGAGGCCCTCTCCTACGAACCGCTGAGGATCGTCGATGCCCAGGTCGACTGGCTCGAAGCCGAGATCGACCGGCTGAACGCGAGGCTTGCGCCGCTCACCTCCTTCGTGCTGCCCGGCGGCGGCCCGCTTGCGAGCGGCCTGCATATGGCCCGCACCGTCTGCCGCCGCGCAGAACGCGCGATGGTGGCGCTTTCGGGCGAGGAAGCAGTCGGCGCCCCTGCCCTTTCCTATATCAACCGGCTTTCCGACTACCTCTTCGTTGCCGCCCGCCATGCCAATGACGACGGCAGGTTCGACATTCTTTGGGAACCGGGAAAAAACCGCTGA
- a CDS encoding O-acetyl-ADP-ribose deacetylase, with translation MDAISVIRADITALEVDAIVNAANSTLLGGGGVDGAIHRAAGPGLLAECRTLGGCPTGEARITGGHNLAARHVIHTVGPVWRGGARGEAALLESCYRTALKLAAEHDCRTIAFPAISTGIYGFPADRAAVIAASTIAATCAEHAVIEAVYLVAFDQGTEAHLKKAVAALRTV, from the coding sequence ATGGACGCCATTTCCGTGATCAGGGCCGACATCACCGCGCTTGAGGTCGACGCCATCGTCAACGCGGCCAACAGCACGCTTCTGGGCGGCGGCGGGGTCGACGGCGCCATCCACCGTGCGGCAGGGCCCGGTCTCCTTGCCGAATGCCGCACTCTTGGCGGGTGCCCCACCGGCGAGGCGCGGATCACCGGCGGCCACAACCTTGCCGCACGCCATGTCATCCACACGGTCGGCCCGGTCTGGCGCGGCGGCGCACGCGGGGAAGCGGCGCTTCTTGAGAGCTGCTACCGCACCGCGCTGAAGCTTGCCGCCGAGCACGACTGCCGCACGATCGCCTTTCCCGCGATCTCGACCGGCATATACGGCTTTCCCGCCGACAGGGCGGCGGTCATCGCCGCAAGCACGATCGCAGCGACGTGCGCCGAACATGCCGTCATCGAGGCGGTTTATCTGGTCGCCTTCGATCAGGGCACCGAAGCTCATCTGAAGAAGGCCGTTGCCGCCCTTCGAACCGTTTGA
- a CDS encoding SDR family oxidoreductase: protein MAEKSTIIVTGCSTGIGAFCARALKDEGWRVFATARRAEDLAALEADGLEALYLDYTDEASIAALVETVLERTGGTLDALFNNGAYGQTGAVEDVATDVLRAQFEANVFGWHELTRRIVPVMRRQGHGRIIQCSSILGLLPYRFRGPYSASKYALEALSLTLRMELDGSGIFVSLIEPGPIASKFTANALKHIRASIDIDGSVHAEDYRKQLARLDGSGPPNRHKLEPDAVHAVLKKALAAKRPRPHYLVTTPAKQGALLKRVMPADWFYRLMGRMS from the coding sequence TTGGCTGAAAAATCCACGATAATCGTCACCGGCTGTTCCACCGGCATCGGCGCCTTTTGCGCCCGCGCGCTGAAGGACGAGGGCTGGAGGGTGTTTGCGACCGCGCGGCGCGCTGAGGATCTGGCAGCCCTCGAGGCCGACGGTCTCGAGGCCCTCTATCTCGACTACACCGACGAGGCCTCGATTGCCGCCCTTGTCGAAACCGTGCTGGAACGCACAGGAGGCACGCTTGACGCGCTGTTCAACAATGGCGCTTACGGCCAGACCGGCGCGGTGGAGGATGTTGCGACCGATGTGCTGCGGGCCCAGTTCGAGGCAAATGTCTTCGGCTGGCATGAACTCACGCGCCGCATCGTGCCGGTGATGCGGCGGCAGGGCCACGGCCGCATCATTCAGTGCTCGTCCATCCTCGGCCTCCTCCCCTACCGCTTTCGCGGGCCTTATTCCGCCTCGAAATATGCGCTCGAGGCCCTCTCGCTCACCCTGCGCATGGAGCTTGACGGCAGCGGCATTTTCGTCAGCCTGATCGAGCCGGGACCGATCGCCTCGAAATTCACCGCCAATGCGCTGAAGCACATCAGGGCCAGCATCGACATCGACGGCTCGGTCCATGCCGAGGACTATCGAAAACAACTGGCGCGGCTCGACGGATCAGGCCCGCCCAACCGGCACAAGCTGGAACCCGACGCCGTCCATGCCGTTTTGAAGAAGGCGCTGGCGGCGAAACGGCCGAGACCGCATTACCTGGTGACAACGCCCGCCAAGCAGGGCGCTCTCCTGAAACGGGTCATGCCGGCCGACTGGTTCTATCGCCTGATGGGACGCATGAGCTGA
- a CDS encoding twin transmembrane helix small protein, with translation MSSFFIFVTIIAMMLVVFFLVRGLINMMKGGSGEFSNKMMQGRIAFQAIAIVLIMFTLWLIQSGH, from the coding sequence ATGTCCAGCTTTTTCATATTCGTGACTATCATTGCGATGATGCTGGTCGTGTTCTTTCTCGTGCGCGGCCTCATCAACATGATGAAGGGCGGCAGCGGCGAATTTTCCAACAAGATGATGCAAGGCCGCATCGCCTTCCAGGCAATCGCCATCGTCCTCATCATGTTCACCCTCTGGCTCATCCAGTCCGGACACTGA
- a CDS encoding secondary thiamine-phosphate synthase enzyme YjbQ translates to MPQTRLTVQTRGQGLYEFTDEACRFVGANTEEDGLLTVFVRHTSCSLLIQENADPDVKRDLSAYFSRLVPRADDPAMDYLVHRLEGPDDMPAHIKTALTQVSLAIPVSAGRPALGTWQGLYLFEHRDRPHRREIVLHLSIA, encoded by the coding sequence ATGCCCCAGACCCGACTGACCGTTCAGACCCGTGGACAGGGCCTTTATGAATTCACCGACGAGGCCTGCCGCTTCGTGGGCGCCAACACCGAAGAGGACGGTCTTCTGACCGTTTTCGTGCGCCATACATCCTGCTCGCTTCTGATCCAGGAAAATGCCGATCCCGACGTCAAACGCGACCTCTCGGCCTATTTTTCGAGGCTCGTGCCGCGCGCGGACGACCCGGCCATGGACTATCTCGTCCACCGGCTGGAAGGCCCGGACGATATGCCGGCCCATATCAAGACGGCGCTGACCCAGGTCTCGCTCGCAATTCCCGTATCCGCCGGCAGGCCGGCGCTCGGAACCTGGCAGGGACTTTACCTGTTCGAACACCGCGACCGCCCGCACCGGCGCGAGATCGTGCTGCATCTCTCGATCGCATAG
- a CDS encoding YihY/virulence factor BrkB family protein yields MKTAIRMTWKVAYDALYHFSEDDGWAMASHVALSTLLALFPFLIFGTTLAGFLGADEFANVAINFIVGAWPEAIAEPVSNQIREVLTVPRGGLLTISVLAAAYFASNGVEAVRLSLNRAYRVEETRSWWWLRIKSLGFVLLASIIFAFLSIMFVVVPIALHFAERWFPWLEDALNLLSNARLLGTFLLLMFGLVIAHLFLAAGRRRLVDVLPGVILTLVVWSIFASGFAYYLGTFAQYSATYAGLATPMILLVFLYSIGVILLLGAEVNAALLKYKVIKHAPWSRHHARKAKHSETAHDPNIGR; encoded by the coding sequence ATGAAGACAGCGATCCGGATGACGTGGAAGGTTGCCTATGATGCGCTCTACCACTTCAGCGAGGATGACGGATGGGCGATGGCAAGCCATGTGGCGCTTTCCACGCTGCTGGCGCTGTTTCCCTTCCTGATCTTCGGCACGACGCTTGCCGGCTTTCTCGGCGCCGACGAGTTCGCCAACGTGGCCATCAATTTCATCGTCGGCGCCTGGCCGGAGGCGATCGCGGAGCCGGTGTCAAACCAGATCCGCGAGGTGCTGACGGTGCCGCGCGGCGGGCTTCTGACGATTTCGGTGCTGGCGGCAGCCTACTTCGCCTCCAACGGGGTGGAAGCGGTCCGTCTTTCGCTCAACCGCGCCTATCGCGTCGAGGAAACGCGCAGCTGGTGGTGGCTTCGCATCAAGAGCCTCGGTTTCGTGCTACTGGCGTCGATCATCTTCGCCTTCCTCAGCATCATGTTCGTGGTGGTGCCGATCGCGCTGCATTTCGCGGAGCGCTGGTTCCCCTGGCTCGAGGACGCGCTCAATCTTCTCTCCAATGCCCGCCTGCTCGGCACATTCCTGCTCCTGATGTTCGGCCTGGTGATTGCCCATCTTTTCCTGGCGGCCGGCAGAAGGCGGCTTGTCGACGTCCTGCCCGGCGTCATCCTGACGCTGGTCGTCTGGTCGATCTTCGCGTCCGGCTTCGCCTATTATCTCGGCACCTTCGCCCAGTACAGCGCAACCTATGCCGGTCTCGCAACGCCGATGATCCTGCTGGTCTTCCTCTATTCGATCGGCGTGATCCTGCTTCTGGGCGCGGAGGTGAACGCGGCGCTGCTGAAGTACAAGGTCATCAAGCACGCGCCCTGGAGCCGGCATCACGCCCGCAAGGCGAAGCATTCAGAAACCGCACATGACCCGAATATCGGCCGGTGA
- the gluQRS gene encoding tRNA glutamyl-Q(34) synthetase GluQRS: MVKRHRMNQNHDRPVFRFAPSPNGRLHLGHALSALENERQARETGGRLLLRIEDIDRARCTPALEKGVIADLRWLGISFDGPVFRQSEHFADYQNMLQMLIDRNLAYPAFMTRGEVRRLVSESEASGTIWPRDPDGAPLYPDRDRRRPLQERQDMLAAGMRHAFRLDMAAAVETLDAPLSWLEQTADGIVETPADPAVWGDIVLSRSDAPSSYHLSVVTDDAAQGVTHVVRGMDLLQATAVHRLLQALLGLPAPIYRHHRLLLGTDGRKLSKSNGDTALCELRANGVSPADIRVMCGF; this comes from the coding sequence ATGGTGAAACGTCATCGCATGAACCAGAACCACGATCGACCCGTTTTCCGCTTTGCGCCGAGCCCGAACGGCCGCCTGCACCTGGGTCACGCGCTCTCGGCGCTTGAAAACGAGCGGCAGGCGAGAGAGACGGGCGGCAGGCTGCTGCTGAGGATCGAGGATATCGACCGCGCCCGCTGCACGCCGGCACTGGAGAAAGGCGTCATCGCCGACCTGCGCTGGCTCGGGATCAGCTTTGACGGGCCGGTCTTCCGACAGTCGGAACATTTCGCCGATTACCAGAACATGCTGCAAATGCTGATCGACCGCAACCTCGCCTATCCGGCCTTCATGACGCGCGGCGAGGTAAGACGGCTGGTCAGCGAAAGCGAGGCTTCGGGAACGATCTGGCCGCGCGATCCCGATGGCGCGCCGCTTTATCCCGACCGCGATCGCCGGCGTCCCTTGCAGGAGCGGCAGGACATGCTGGCCGCGGGCATGCGCCATGCCTTTCGGCTCGACATGGCGGCAGCCGTCGAAACGCTCGACGCGCCGCTTTCCTGGCTGGAGCAAACGGCGGACGGCATTGTCGAAACGCCGGCCGATCCCGCCGTCTGGGGTGATATCGTGCTGTCGCGATCGGATGCGCCGTCGAGCTATCACCTTTCCGTCGTCACCGATGATGCCGCCCAGGGCGTAACCCATGTGGTGCGCGGCATGGACCTCCTTCAGGCCACCGCCGTCCACAGGTTGCTGCAGGCGCTTCTCGGCCTGCCCGCTCCCATCTACCGCCACCATCGGCTGCTGCTGGGCACGGACGGACGCAAGCTTTCGAAATCGAACGGCGACACAGCGCTCTGCGAACTGCGCGCAAACGGCGTCTCACCGGCCGATATTCGGGTCATGTGCGGTTTCTGA